In one window of Amblyomma americanum isolate KBUSLIRL-KWMA chromosome 9, ASM5285725v1, whole genome shotgun sequence DNA:
- the LOC144105386 gene encoding endothelin-converting enzyme 1-like, with product MGQKYELAETIAGGIKGSALPLHADWMDESTLEQAKQRLQRTRFVIGLGSKAGGDSRRDYKHVKPATDAQAFALWLLNGLKAGRKRLHDAIFRGHTLPHADVGDEFQASGSSPNAFFDPVRLEVVVSPTLLFPPFYVEEAPSAVYYGALGSLIGSQLAQSLDPAIGAHDMLGRKLTDSWCSPDSLAARNQSVQCIANKMVAYLGNPVTDQQANEVLAHTLGLRIAHAAYRKQLAGNGTNPAASNFDQSWSGPFGTVEQDGAMHRLFFAAYCFQLCGVALPSSYTRALSSRVRCNLPLMNYSEFGRAFRCPLDSPMYAPTRKKCMPDS from the exons ATGGGTCAGAAGTACGAGCTGGCAGAAACGATTGCCGGTGGCATTAAAGGCTCAGCGCTGCCACTACACGCCGACTGGATGGATGAGAGCACCTTGGAGCAGGCTAAGCAGCGTCTTCAACGGACACGCTTCGTCATCGGCCTTGGCAGCAAAGCAGGAGGTGACTCGCGCAGAGACTACAAACACGTGAAGCCGGCTACCGATGCGCAGGCCTTTGCTTTGTGGCTGCTGAATGGTCTGAAGGCCGGACGGAAGCGTCTTCATGACGCAATCTTCAGGGGTCACACGCTGCCGCATGCTGATGTTGGCGATGAGTTCCAG GCCAGTGGCAGTTCACCCAACGCATTCTTTGATCCTGTCCGCCTGGAGGTCGTCGTTTCCCCCACGCTTTTGTTCCCACCCTTCTACGTGGAGGAAGCGCCCAGTGCCGTCTACTACGGTGCGCTGGGCAGCCTCATCGGCTCGCAGCTCGCCCAGTCGCTGGATCCGGCCATTGGCGCTCACGACATGCTGGGCCGCAAACTGACCGACTCCTGGTGCTCCCCGGACAGCCTTGCAGCGCGCAATCAGAGCGTGCAGTGCATCGCCAACAAGATGGTGGCGTACCTGGGCAATCCGGTTACTGACCAGCAGGCGAATGAG GTGCTCGCCCACACGTTGGGCCTTCGCATCGCGCACGCCGCCTACCGGAAACAGCTTGCCGGCAACGGCACCAACCCGGCCGCGAGTAACTTTGACCAGTCctggagcggacccttcggcacAGTTGAGCAGGATGGTGCTATGCACCGGCTTTTCTTCGCAGCctactgtttccagctgtgcggagtGGCTCTGCCCAGCAGCTACACGCGTGCGCTGTCATCGCGAGTGCGCTGCAACCTTCCGCTGATGAACTACTCGGAGTTCGGGCGTGCCTTCAGATGCCCACTAGACAGCCCCATGTACGCCCCAACTAGGAAGAAGTGCATGCCGGACAGTTAG